From Alligator mississippiensis isolate rAllMis1 chromosome 1, rAllMis1, whole genome shotgun sequence:
ATGGTggaaggcagagggggaggatgaCTTGGTGGCCAAGGCTCTTTAGCTGGACTCAGGAGACACCATTTTATGTCCACCTGGACAAGTTAGTAGACCGCCTGGTACCTAATTACTTCCCATGTGTTTGATGGGCATAAGTCTTGCCTTCCCTTACTGGGATGCTGCAGTTTATGTTAGAGCTGTGAGGTGCCTTTGCTATACAGCAGTGAATGCTACAGAGAAGCATCCTGTCAGACAGATTGACTTGGGGGTATGAGGCAGCCTATCTGCGCATGCATTAAGGGCTGATTTCTTTTTTAGCTTTCAGAGATGTTGCAGTGCCAGCACAACTGGTCCTAAGAGAGCGGGAGGAGTGCCTCACACTGAATGAAGTCTCTGTCACCTTGTTCAAGAGAcgttgccaagtttcaaggtttCAAAGGCCTCAGCTGAAGCTAAGTGGCTACGATATGGAGGTCTTGAGAGCGGGGTGACACCAGAGAAATGATGGAGACATCCTTAGAGATTTGTAGGGCAGATGGAATAAAAGGACTGAGGATGCAAACAGGTATTAAGCCATCGTGGGTAAAAAGAACAGCATTTCATTAAACTATTTTCCAGCAGGTCGTATTTGGCAGATATGGGGGGGAGTTGTCTTTTCCAGATTGGAGCGACTAAGTCCCAGAGGTAAAAAGTTGCCCTCTGGGTCAGCTACTGCCTAGAGCGGGGGTGGGAAAAATCTgacctgcaggctgcatccagcctgcggaGGGGCTTTGTTTGGCTCGTGGTGGGTACCTTGGACATGCCTGGCTGTGTGTCCTGCCgtcccctgggcatgcagtgtggctggggctgcttggactgcctttctaggcagcagTGGATCCTTTCAGCTagtgccactgctggcccctacagtactggcagggacctgcatgcgcagtctggacaccctgactgtgaagaagtttttcctaatgttgagcctgaattggtcttccaggagtttgtggccattactcctggttttcccctcgggtacCCTAAGTGAACAGCTGcttgccaagcccttgatgtactcccttagtgtagtggtaagctgctaccaggtcccttctcagtcttcttttcttcaggttgaagactcccagatccctcagccgttcctcgtatggcttgccatgtaggACTTTGATCAtataggtggctcttctttggactctctcaagcttgtccacgtccttgttaaagtgcggtgcccacaactggacacagtcctccagctgtggtctcaccagtgctgagtagagtggaagaatcacctccttgtttttgctggagatgcatcaattgatgcatgccagggtattatttgccctcctggctacagcattgcactgccagctcatagatggcaaacccccttcccaaaaggaatacttccgggggcaaggggagggacttctagtcccaagatggtgaccagggggagtggcacttgtcaaggggcagaACCACCCTTGTgaccctcgacagctcaccaaaactcgttaagcggccctccagctaaaataatagcccacccctggcctagagtcTGTAGGCTACTCAGTTTGCAACACTAAGATTCCCCAGACCCCTGAGGTTCTGCTTCTGTGCATTCATCGCCACAATTTAGTCTTTCTAGGGCTGAACagctctgtccctctctctcactTAAACCTCAGAGAGATCCATCAAGTAGGtactcctctccctccttctcctgaAGAGCTCAatctggaagatgttctcagagTACTTGGCTCTGCATGAATCACAGTGGCAGCTACTGTTTTACTTTAAAGCTCTGGATTGTGGAACTCCACTTGCTTTGTTTAGAGAGACACCACTATAGTGGATAGACACCACTAtctatagattcataaattgtagagtcagaaggaaccacaatggatcatcgtgtccgactccctggccctggcaggaaagaggaccgaggtcagatgaccccagccaggtgactatctagcctcctcttgaagacctccaagctaggtgatagcaccacctctcctggaagcccgttccagatcctggccacccttactgtgaaaaatttcttcctaatatctaacctaagtccactctcaactagtttacacccgttattcctagtcactccctagGACACCCTAGTAAACATTATGTCCCCTACTCcttgttgacctcccctaataaatttataggcagccacaagatctcctctcagttgtctcttgtgaaggctgaagagattcagctctctcaacctcctcctgtagggtctatcacgaagaccactaatcatgtgagtggccctcctctggaccctctccagattccccgcatccctcttgaagtgcggtgcccaaaactggatacagtactccaactgcagcctgaccagtgccgcatagagggggagcatcaccttctTTGATCTATTacgcacctgctaatgcatgaccaggtgtgattggccttgttacactgccggctcgtgttcatcttggaatcaattatgactccaagatccctctctgcctccgagctgctgagaaggacactccccaacctataggtgtgctggggattcctccttccccggtggagtaccttacatttatctttattaaattgcatcctatctctctctgcccattgatccaacctgtccaggtcagcctgaatctgctccctgccctccggtgtactaactttgccccataacttggtatcatcagcaaaattGGAGAGGgcgctctccacgcccttgtccaaatcgctgatgaagatactgaataatatcggtctgaggaccgaaccctgcgggaccccactgcccaccaccctccaggccgagaaggaactatccaccaccactctctgggtgcggtccctaagccagttggccacccatctgactgtgtaggcatccactccccagtctgctagcttcccaatgaggatagggtgcaaaactgagttgaaggccttcctaaagtccaggaagatgacatcagccacTATCCTTTTATGCAATAACTCAGGGGCCTCGGTACTTGCTCAGGATGTGGGAAACCCAAGCCTGGCAAAGGAGTGAACTGTAGAAACCCCTGGTTCAGTCTGAGCATGTGCTTTCACTACAAAGTTCCTGCATAGCACCTTTTTCTGCTATGCTCTTAGAAGAGTGACCCCCTGCTCTGTATTTTAGAGCAAGGCCATGGGCATCTCCAGCTTCAGGAGACTTCTAGGCTGTGAACCTTGAGTCAAAGAAGCAGCTCTTGCTAACACCAAGTAAATAAAgcaccctttctgccccaggggTTAAGAAACACCCTTATCTTGAGCATTTCCTTGCTGATTAGCTGAAGGTTTCCCTGTCTTGTGTGCAGAGTTTTATGGATTCCATTCAGAGGTACCCAGCTCTCCATGCATTGTACCGGGACCCTAGGCACTTAACTCGGGGCTCTAGCTTGCAGTATGTAGGCTGAATGCTAGGTGCTGCAATATTCACTAGAGCTGGTTTCTGGTCAGGAGCATTACAAGCATCATAAGGATATCCAAAGCTAAGCAGCACAGATGAAACTGAATCCAAGTCATCTTATGTCTAGTTCTAGCACTAGTAGCCAGTGGTGTAAAATGAGATCTATTTGCTACATGCATCCAGAAGACATACCGCATTTTTGGCCTGCTTCTGGCTTTAGCAGTCAGCATTTCACAGAAGAATTCAATAGAAGCAGCATAAGTCTATCTCCATTAAATATGGCAAAGAGAAGTGTGTCACTAATACCAGATCCAGATGCGCAGGCACGTggagtttgtggtgccacaaactgcatagCTGGCCCATTAAATCTGCAGTGCAGAGCACATTTTATCAGGTGGGGACAAAATTTGCTACAGGAGCATGTGCTGGCAGACAAAGAGGCTTGGTTCTCCCACGAGATGCTCTGGTTGCCAGCTAGAGCATCTCCATTCTAATTTTGCCCTGGTTCCTCCAGTATGCCAGGGACTGGGAAGAGCAGGGAAACAGCAGTTCCTCAAAGTGAGGCATTTCGCCCCACACGAAAGCTCATGTGCAGGGATATGCATagtggcaaaaagcagtggcacaaatttgttccactactttttttgctgctgcaagcacacacttCTCCATGTGGGGCTGCGCCCTAAGGCTCTCTGTGGGAAAGATGCAAGCTCCTGTCGATGCAAAGTTTCACATAAGTAGGTTATGCAACTCGAATTACAATGCTCACACATGTAGGTAAACTTTTATTTCATGTTCTAGGGCCAAGTCATTTAATCCACAATTAAATAAAGTGAAAGCATGGTTCAGTGTGCCCCAACCTCTATGCAGTACATGGCTGTGCATATAAACAGAATTCATCTTTAGACAATAGATGCCAAGAGCAATATGAATAAttaaacttctttttaaaataatgcttttcTTCTTTTGGTAAGGAGATCATCCTTCCAAAGGGTTAAAATATAAAGGACATGGAACAGTAGAGATCTGTTTCAGGACACAGGTTTTGGAAAAACAAGCTTTTGTGCTTGGAAATTTTCTGTAAACAGTTCAGGAGACCAATTACCTGCTATGTCCAATATGCCCCTTGAATCAATTGCACATGAGAGAGAGCTCTCGATTTCAGAGCAGAAACAAGCTCCAGGGGCTGCATCTTCTAAGAGAAAGGCCTTAGTGGCACATGTAAGTGTAGGAGTCTTCAGAATCTCAGCCCTGCTTATTAAATGTCTATCAGTTCCACTGCTCCCTTTGTTTTCACAAACAAGTTCGTCAGCCATGTGTTTGCAGATAGCTGGTCTTCTGGCTTGCAATCCAACtgtttttaaattagaaaatacAGCTGGCTGCAACAATTTTGTTGCTGACGGAGGGATCCATTCTTCAGGGTCAGAGTCATTTTCAGGCAACTCGCTGTTGGTAAACAACTGCCGTGAATCAGGCTTATTGATGTCTGTGGCTCTTGGATTACTACTTGACCTTTCATGTTTcagcagtctgctgctgagcTGTCTCAGTAAAGTATTTTTAAAGGAAGATCTAGATTGTTTCCATCTGGAATTGATTTTAGTGCGATTTTTAGAGGGCAGTTTAGGGAAAATAGAGTCTCTCTCCCTATAGGGTCTTAATTTCTGAAGAGGTCTTGCAACAGGAGTTGACTGTGAATAAGGAACTAAGTCTGGGGTACCTACCGTATCGAGTTCTGATTTGCACAATGAATAACTTATAGGTGTACTGTGCTTACTAAAAGCAGGAGAGGAACTATGCAAGAACAACTGGCATTGTGAATAGCTGCAGCCATCATCGAATGGACTAAGCACTAACTCAGATGCTGTGTGCTTTTCAGTCAAAACATAATCTTTGGCTGAAGAGTTATAAGACTTACTTAAAAAATCTATTGCGATTTCCTTGTCCCCACCAGTAGCATCAAAGAGGTCAGCAGAAGCATTGTAGCTGCCTTCAGGGCAGCTGCCATTCCGTAAGTCTCTCTCATTTACAGCTCTGCAGGTCTTTTGTTGCAAGTCTGTCAATGGTTTTAATTCTCTCTTGCCTGTAATTTTAGTACTAGAGAGGGCTGCAGAGCTACAGCCCGTTGCCCAACAACTTGTAAGGTCTGTTCTTTGGTTCGGTGGGTAAACagaattttctttgttttcccaATTGGCTAAACAGCCATATATTGAACGTAAATGGGCATGTTTCTGTCTTTTTTGTAAATATGGGCTCTCTCCATGCTCAACAGGACTTTTTAAGTTGGTGGGGAACCTGACAGACTTTGAAAGAGTAATATTTGCTTCCTTGGAATGGAGAAAACTGCCCTCTGAATAAGGCTTTAATATTACTGGTGAGCACTGGGTCTGAACCAGCAGAGGTGGATTAGCTATAAAACAAGACCCATTATCTTCTTTAATATTTGTGGATAAAAGGCTGCATAAAGACTTGTGCTGTAATGCTTTGCTACTTACTGGTTTCAAGTTTGACCGATGACAGGACAGAACAGGCTCTTGGCAAGTATTCATATTCTCCTGTAGGTGTGAGGACACCCCAGCTGCACATACAGCATGGACATCAGCAGCCACGGTGCCTTGTGAGGATTTGGCAAGATTTTTATTTCCCTTATCATTCTCAAGGAGGGAATATTTGTGTGTAGCAGAATCTATCGAGGGCTCCACGCTCTTGTTATTTTCAATTCTGGCTATGAATTCATTTAGACTTTCAGAGAATGGCAGCTCATCCCAAATCATAGGGTCATCTTCAGACACTCTGGCTGTGTTTGAAGGATCAGGTGACAGAGATGAACACCAGAATGAATAATCTTGTCTTTGATGAAAAACAGAGTTCCTAGATTTTTCTTGGTATTTGTCATATCTGCTAGCAATCCCTGGGCAATAGCGTTTTACCTCAAATTCCAAGGAGTTGTGTAATAACCTTGAGTGACTGCTGGGAGTTGACAAGTCTCTCTTTAGAGAAGAAATGCTCTCCAATTTATCAGTGTCTGGCTGTTGATGTGGTGAACTGAATTCATGATCTTTCTGTTCATGTCTCTCACCCCTAGAAGAGTTATAGAGTTCCACCCTTAGAACAGTTTCATTGCTGGGGATGATACTGCATGGTTCTGCTGAGAAAGGTCTGTCCTCTTGTTTATTCCACTTACCAGGATCCTCTCCTGGTTCCAAAGCTAAAACATCTTCTGCTGTTACCCAATCCACAGAAGATGAAGTCAGTCCAAAAGATTGCTGCCAGGGCCCTGAAAAGCTCTCTCTGCTTGACTGAACAAAACAGGAGCTGCAAGAACTGTTGAGCTCCCTCATAGGCTGATCTATTGCAATTAAAGGACTGTCAGGTGAGTATGAGCTGCTGTGACTGTGTCTGATGTCTGTAGACTGCCAGAGCCGATGAAAGTAGCTGATAACTGTAAAGCCAGCAACAGCAGTGTTTGGCAGGAAGAGCTGGCAAGCTGTAAGATCTTTTGTTTGACTATTAATTCTGGAGCAGTTTTGGAAGATGCTGTCAGAAGCAAAGGGCCCTCCATCTTGGTGTTTAGAACCCTACAAAAGAATTAATTAAGCTTTAGCGTGATGATTTGTGTAGACATCAGAACAAGATCTTATGGGGCTTGAGAGCTAGAAAGGCCCAAATAAATTTCAGCTCAGAATTAATTTTAAACCACAGTTTAAAGAGTTCTCTCCCTTGCAGTCCCTGCTAGTTAGAGGAGACCATACCCTACCAAGAAGTGCTTCTGAGGGCTACAGAGAACGTTTGAACCAAAAGCCCTTACTCTATAGCAGCAACTGCTTTTTTTAGAGGGACTAGAAAAAAATCTGTATGAATTCAGTGAAGAAAGGACCTCACCAGGGAGACCAACACCTATAATCCATCTTCACAGTACTTTCTCCTCAGTGAAGCACTGCACATACAAGTAGGAGCTCAGTGGACAGTAAATATTTCCCCTGGAATTGAGCTACTAATAAGTGTTTAAGAAAGGTAtttgggggtgcagattgaggcccagcggtgagggagggagtggggctgtggctcgGGCAGGTGAGGCCCAACCGGGGCagtgtgtgggatggagccacaagcagctcgtctagggggtgcagggagggggggaggtggctcctgctgctgcatgcaccccgggagggcatgggggtgtgtatgtgtgtgtgtgtgcccctggatctgcatggggtaaGGGTGGGTtgcctctgtgggctggggccaggctattcctgcggggggggggggggggggggggagaggccgaGGCTATGCTCAgggcgggcagtggcagcactgggaagagggttgggggagctacagcaaattgtggggtgactgcagccccccaccccgtaGGCCCCTTccagggctgccactgcccactccaTGTGCAACCCTGGCTCAGCCCTCCCACCAGGAAGAACTTGGCACTGCGCCAacctgtctgcagcagcagcctgccctcacctcaTGTGCAGAtagatccaggagcacatgcctccccagggtgcgtgcagcagtgggagctgctcccctggatgagccacagttGGCTCTGTCCTGCGTcacaccccggctgggcagcctgtgcccctggctCACCCGcagccccacttccttcctcaccgtgggggccttaatctgccccctccatgccccttcccctctccccacaacagacttaccagcctgatgccactctccacactgccaggctgtatATTGACAATCGGATTGGTAATGGCTGACATGGCCTGTTAAAAATTGCttatcagtattggcccaaaagtctctattggtgcacccctaggaTAGCCATtaagagcatttttacatgtgctttggcagtggggatgtggcgctttaactagagtggctctcaaagctgctctaattaaagcactgcagtgtcCCGTGTATTagcatctccacacttcaaaatggcagtgggggcgcttgaactaaagcttgtatGAGTAGCTTCAGTTCAAgtaccccgccaccattttgaagtgtgaggacgCTGATATAGAaaacgcaggaggctgctgaagcatggcaattaccacgccccagtagacttgattaatagacTCTGTTTGTATGTGCTCcagttacagtgcattggagcagcctccgtaTAGGCACTGTATGTGGTTACTCCCCGAAGTATCTTTTAAAAGGCCTTAAAACCCCAGATTCTCTGTGCTTAATACTATGAGAGGGGgagaataaagagtttagaaagaaGCATACTATGTGAATGGCAAAAGGTTGAGTCTAGAGTCTTGCCTCCAACactagatattttatttttttttccttgaggttTTCAAGTATATTTAGAGGACTGTACTAAAGTTCAATCTGATAGTTTTTAAACATGAATAACCCTTACTTATGTGAGTAGCATCATTCCCATCCAGGGCTGTTCCATGGGCAAAAGGACTACTTGCATACAGAAGAGCATCAGGGCTAGAACTGTAAGAGGTATGCTCACGTAAAGCAATTTTGAGAAATCCTCCAACTTCCAAGCTTAGGTACCATGGTAATAAGTGCATCAAAAATACCCCATGTCAGACAGAATTCCCAAGATATCTAAGGGAGTGGAAATGACTCAGGGTTTGTCAGGATTTAGTCCACAGATGTTGGTTATATAAACAGCATTTGAAAATGAACAGATTTCTACTTAAATGAAATCCTATATGTGCCTATCTGTTAAACACAAATGCGTACATCATGTATGTTGAAATGTAGCAGTTACAGGAATGTCAAAATACTTCTGAAGTGGGTAAGCCTCATTCTGCTGCATTCTTCACGTCCAGAAACAGAGCTGCACAGTTAAGGCCacacgtctttttttttttaaaaaacagtcttTTCTTTTTGCACATACTGCCCAAACCACCGAGGGCCTCACTTCCGTGGGCGGTGAGTACGCACTGTTCTACCTGACATTCAAAAGGAACTAATTGTTGTTCAGCACCTCTGACAGTTACTCGAGAAGCATTATGTTGGTCACAAAAAATTGAGGCTATTTTTGACGTAAGTACTTTGCTCAAAATTACACGGGaaatcattgaaaaaaaaaaccccactgagaAAGGGGGATAACGGGGGTGGGCTGCTGAATGTGGGCTTGAGACTCTGTATTATAGTATAGCTTCCTGCCACCTCTACTGGATATTTTAATACTATATCACATTCCACTTCTACTATAGACACTGAAAACTGTTTAGTAAAACCTGACTAGCTTAACTGGATCAAATGCAGGTTACCTTCAGTCCAAATATTAATCTTCTACCTATGAAACAAGTTTTGACTGCTTGAATTAATGCATGTGAAGATTCATCTCTGTCTGCTCCTTCTGCTTCTTGAATACACCTTGAAAGAAAAGTTACAAAAAGTTAAGTATTGGCTTGGGTAGAGGAAGCTATGTGTAACTTTTAGGCTATAATTAAGATAGGGCATACATTAGAGAGCAGTATTAACCATGACAAAATAGTGATCTGTAATGTCAAACTGACTCTTCACTGTTTGCAAAGTTTTCCCTTTCGTCTAATTATATCCACAGCTTGCAAAATATTAAGTTGGAAAATAGAGTAAACAACTCTGGTTCAATTTTAACTTGGTACCAACACTTTCTATACTGATATAACTTTCAATTacaggcattttttaaaattaaccaATATGATTATACTGGTATAACCTCTACTACAAGTGCAGCGATACTGGTATAAAGGTGCCTCATGCTGAAATTGTTTATTTCCCATTTCCATACTGAAATAGATATACTAGCATATAATGATACTGTATCCATAAAAAGAGGAGAAAGAACCATTTTGCTTAAGTTAGGCTAAAGCAAATCTTAGATCCCAGCAAGCACTAGATCTGAAGTTTGGAAATAAAACCACACTGAACCATATGTTCACTTCAAGAAgtattttgctacatttgtatcattcTTGGCTCCTTCACCCATAACAATCATTATATCATTCTCCATCAGTTCACACACAACAATcaaa
This genomic window contains:
- the DDIAS gene encoding DNA damage-induced apoptosis suppressor protein isoform X1, producing MNDRRGLLAASVISIQNSCFVYPSCQNCFSKLILDSRRFNCLKCGCAGEAKDANYRYRLSLKVADANDLFHITVFGTCLDPFFGITAGRLQRCIQEAEGADRDESSHALIQAVKTCFIGRRLIFGLKGSKHQDGGPFASDSIFQNCSRINSQTKDLTACQLFLPNTAVAGFTVISYFHRLWQSTDIRHSHSSSYSPDSPLIAIDQPMRELNSSCSSCFVQSSRESFSGPWQQSFGLTSSSVDWVTAEDVLALEPGEDPGKWNKQEDRPFSAEPCSIIPSNETVLRVELYNSSRGERHEQKDHEFSSPHQQPDTDKLESISSLKRDLSTPSSHSRLLHNSLEFEVKRYCPGIASRYDKYQEKSRNSVFHQRQDYSFWCSSLSPDPSNTARVSEDDPMIWDELPFSESLNEFIARIENNKSVEPSIDSATHKYSLLENDKGNKNLAKSSQGTVAADVHAVCAAGVSSHLQENMNTCQEPVLSCHRSNLKPVSSKALQHKSLCSLLSTNIKEDNGSCFIANPPLLVQTQCSPVILKPYSEGSFLHSKEANITLSKSVRFPTNLKSPVEHGESPYLQKRQKHAHLRSIYGCLANWENKENSVYPPNQRTDLTSCWATGCSSAALSSTKITGKRELKPLTDLQQKTCRAVNERDLRNGSCPEGSYNASADLFDATGGDKEIAIDFLSKSYNSSAKDYVLTEKHTASELVLSPFDDGCSYSQCQLFLHSSSPAFSKHSTPISYSLCKSELDTVGTPDLVPYSQSTPVARPLQKLRPYRERDSIFPKLPSKNRTKINSRWKQSRSSFKNTLLRQLSSRLLKHERSSSNPRATDINKPDSRQLFTNSELPENDSDPEEWIPPSATKLLQPAVFSNLKTVGLQARRPAICKHMADELVCENKGSSGTDRHLISRAEILKTPTLTCATKAFLLEDAAPGACFCSEIESSLSCAIDSRGILDIAGNWSPELFTENFQAQKLVFPKPVS
- the DDIAS gene encoding DNA damage-induced apoptosis suppressor protein isoform X3 gives rise to the protein MNDRRGLLAASVISIQNSCFVYPSCQNCFSKLILDSRRFNCLKCGCAGEAKDANYRYRLSLKVADANDLFHITVFGTCLDPFFGITAGRLQRCIQEAEGADRDESSHALIQAVKTCFIGRRLIFGLKGSKHQDGGPFASDSIFQNCSRINSQTKDLTACQLFLPNTAVAGFTVISYFHRLWQSTDIRHSHSSSYSPDSPLIAIDQPMRELNSSCSSCFVQSSRESFSGPWQQSFGLTSSSVDWVTAEDVLALEPGEDPGKWNKQEDRPFSAEPCSIIPSNETVLRVELYNSSRGERHEQKDHEFSSPHQQPDTDKLESISSLKRDLSTPSSHSRLLHNSLEFEVKRYCPGIASRYDKYQEKSRNSVFHQRQDYSFWCSSLSPDPSNTARVSEDDPMIWDELPFSESLNEFIARIENNKSVEPSIDSATHKYSLLENDKGNKNLAKSSQGTVAADVHAVCAAGVSSHLQENMNTCQEPVLSCHRSNLKPLQIIHTQEFQKSQPRSSLNYECSYFSTSI
- the DDIAS gene encoding DNA damage-induced apoptosis suppressor protein isoform X2 is translated as MNDRRGLLAASVISIQNSCFVYPSCQNCFSKLILDSRRCIQEAEGADRDESSHALIQAVKTCFIGRRLIFGLKGSKHQDGGPFASDSIFQNCSRINSQTKDLTACQLFLPNTAVAGFTVISYFHRLWQSTDIRHSHSSSYSPDSPLIAIDQPMRELNSSCSSCFVQSSRESFSGPWQQSFGLTSSSVDWVTAEDVLALEPGEDPGKWNKQEDRPFSAEPCSIIPSNETVLRVELYNSSRGERHEQKDHEFSSPHQQPDTDKLESISSLKRDLSTPSSHSRLLHNSLEFEVKRYCPGIASRYDKYQEKSRNSVFHQRQDYSFWCSSLSPDPSNTARVSEDDPMIWDELPFSESLNEFIARIENNKSVEPSIDSATHKYSLLENDKGNKNLAKSSQGTVAADVHAVCAAGVSSHLQENMNTCQEPVLSCHRSNLKPVSSKALQHKSLCSLLSTNIKEDNGSCFIANPPLLVQTQCSPVILKPYSEGSFLHSKEANITLSKSVRFPTNLKSPVEHGESPYLQKRQKHAHLRSIYGCLANWENKENSVYPPNQRTDLTSCWATGCSSAALSSTKITGKRELKPLTDLQQKTCRAVNERDLRNGSCPEGSYNASADLFDATGGDKEIAIDFLSKSYNSSAKDYVLTEKHTASELVLSPFDDGCSYSQCQLFLHSSSPAFSKHSTPISYSLCKSELDTVGTPDLVPYSQSTPVARPLQKLRPYRERDSIFPKLPSKNRTKINSRWKQSRSSFKNTLLRQLSSRLLKHERSSSNPRATDINKPDSRQLFTNSELPENDSDPEEWIPPSATKLLQPAVFSNLKTVGLQARRPAICKHMADELVCENKGSSGTDRHLISRAEILKTPTLTCATKAFLLEDAAPGACFCSEIESSLSCAIDSRGILDIAGNWSPELFTENFQAQKLVFPKPVS